CGGCGGCTGAGGCGACTGAGGCGGCGGGCGGAGCggcaggcggcggcggcggcgcggcgGCGGAGCGCAGCATCATGGCGGACCGAGACAGCGGCAGCGAGCAGGGTGGNNNNNNNNNNNNNNNNNNNNNNNNNNNNNNNNNNNNNNNNNNNNNNNNNNNNNNNNNNNNNNNNNNNNNNNNNNNNNNNNNNNNNNNNNNNNNNNNNNNNcggcgggggcggcggcggcagtggcggcggcggcggggcccCGGGGGGGCTGCAGCACGAGACGCAGGAGCTGGCCTCCAAGCGGGTGGACATCCAGAACAAGCGCTTCTACCTGGACGTGAAGCAGAACGCCAAGGGCCGCTTCCTGAAGATCGCTGAGGTGGGCGCGGGCGGCAACAAGAGCCGCCTCACTCTCTCCATGTCAGTGGCCGTGGAGTTCCGCGACTACCTGGGCGACTTCATCGAGCACTACGCGCAGCTGGGCCCCAGCCAGCCGCCCGACCTGGCCCAGGCGCAGGACGAGCCGCGCCGGGCACTCAAGAGCGAGTTCCTGGTGCGCGAGAACCGCAAGTACTACATGGATCTCAAGGAGAACCAGCGCGGCCGCTTCCTGCGCATCCGCCAGACGGTCAACCGGGGGCCCGGCCTGGGCTCCACGCAGGGCCAGACCATTGCGCTGCCCGCACAGGGGCTCATCGAGTTCCGCGACGCTCTGGCCAAGCTCATCGATGACTACGGAGTGGAGGAGGAGCCGGCCGAGCTGCCCGAGGGCACCTCCTTGACTGTGGACAACAAGCGCTTCTTCTTCGATGTGGGCTCCAACAAGTACGGCGTGTTTATGCGAGTGAGCGAGGTGAAGCCCACCTACCGCAACTCCATCACCGTGCCCTACAAGGTGTGGGCCAAGTTCGGACACACCTTCTGCAAGTACTCGGAGGAGATGAAGAAGATtcaagagaaacagagggagaagcGAGCTGCCTGTGAGCAGctccaccagcagcagcagcaacagcaggaGGAGACCGCCGCTGCCACCCTGTTGCTGCAGGgtgaagaagaaggggaagaagattGATcaaactgaatggaaaaaaacccacacacacatgcatacacacacacacacacacacacacagccacacacaaaatatatactgtaaagaaagagagaaaataaaaagttaaaaagtaaaaaataaaaataaaaaaaaagaaataactgttaACTCCAAGGGAGCACCACCCACAGAACCTCCACCAACTGACAGTTTCTCTTCTTGACTTGCCACCCATCGCTGGATGTTGTCCACTTTATCCACCATATAAAACAGTAAGCagctgctaaaaacaaaaaacaaaaaaaatacaaaaagtaataACATTATATGAACTGTGTTTCctacttgattaaaaaatataaagaactgagTGTTTATTTCCCTAATTAACCAAGAACTTTTGTACACGTTtaagctattattattaaaagtgtTTGCAAAATGGTCAAGATTATAATATTGCTGAATTATATAAAAGTCCTTTTCATGTTGAGCTAACATTTGACTTTAGCACAAAAAAGAGATATTTTAGAACacgtaaaataatatttttagtttttctcattttgttaccAAATTTCAAACCTTACATGGAGGTTATTATAGTATATTTGACACCCTATATACCTGTGATtagagatgtgtatatatatgaggGCTAGGCATGCTGTGTGTCTGAGCTTTGTCTAAATGTTATGCAGAAGTTTGTAGAGTTAAAGGTACGTAGGTTTAATTCATGCAAGGTAAACAATAAGTGCTCTCTTTTATACAATATGCATTGCATCTGGaccttaaacatataaaaatggtcAGTGAAACTTCTGTGAACatgaagaaattattaaaaaaggcatttaaatgaaatttgcTAAGTTGTGATTTTTACGGTTGGAACCAAAGTTATACaatagtaaaaggaaaaagagaaaagaaagaaaaaggaaatctccctatttttctgcatctgtttgcTTTGATTGAGTAGGTGTTTTGTCATTATTGTGTATATGAGATGTATcgttcataatatattttttttattatgtgtagaaagattttaaaaacttaactaaCGTGCAGCAATTTCCAGTGAACCTGTACTTGGACATCAGGTAGCAAGTCTATTTGTGGTCACTAGCACTGTCTCCTAAACTAGTAAGAGGTCTGAAGCTATTCTTTGATTTTTGCCAGTGCTATTAACTTATGTAGACCTGTTAAAAAGCAGAGCAACACAATTATAGTTATCCTACTGAGCCATGGATTCtgagtttcattttaaaagtgaaagccAAGTTGGTATGTGTAAAGGATTTCCATGTAGCTGTGGTGCTAGTTATTACTGGCTACATTATATGCTAAGTGTATTTGTGTTCCCCAAGTGTACAAGCCTTCTATCAAAAGTATGTTCTATAACTCATATATTCAAGGTGTAGGGTATGAAAATGCAAAGCTTAGGAGAGCACTTTACCAAGCTGGTGTCCTCCAAACTGAAATTGTTTGTATCGATAGTCTTTTACAGGTTTTCATTTAAAGATGTT
This region of Suricata suricatta isolate VVHF042 chromosome 6, meerkat_22Aug2017_6uvM2_HiC, whole genome shotgun sequence genomic DNA includes:
- the PURA gene encoding transcriptional activator protein Pur-alpha; amino-acid sequence: GGGGGGSGGGGGAPGGLQHETQELASKRVDIQNKRFYLDVKQNAKGRFLKIAEVGAGGNKSRLTLSMSVAVEFRDYLGDFIEHYAQLGPSQPPDLAQAQDEPRRALKSEFLVRENRKYYMDLKENQRGRFLRIRQTVNRGPGLGSTQGQTIALPAQGLIEFRDALAKLIDDYGVEEEPAELPEGTSLTVDNKRFFFDVGSNKYGVFMRVSEVKPTYRNSITVPYKVWAKFGHTFCKYSEEMKKIQEKQREKRAACEQLHQQQQQQQEETAAATLLLQGEEEGEED